From the genome of Thermoflexus hugenholtzii, one region includes:
- a CDS encoding Uma2 family endonuclease translates to MGIRLDLLHRVTDEELWELSERNPGYQFERTADGRLIVTPTGGESGRRSGEVFYQLEHWNRRTRLGVAFDSSTGFRLPDGSLLSPDASWVRRERWEALSREEREGFVPLCPDAVFEVRSASQSLGELREKMEAYRANGARLGVLIDPYRRAVEIYRPGAPVERYEGVERVSLDPELPGFTLELEPIFE, encoded by the coding sequence ATGGGGATCCGGCTGGATCTGCTGCATCGGGTGACGGATGAGGAGCTGTGGGAGCTTTCGGAGCGCAACCCGGGCTATCAATTCGAGCGCACCGCGGACGGGAGGCTGATCGTGACCCCCACCGGCGGCGAGAGCGGACGACGCAGCGGGGAGGTGTTCTACCAGCTGGAGCACTGGAACCGTCGGACCCGCTTGGGGGTGGCTTTTGATTCCTCCACGGGCTTTCGGCTTCCGGATGGGTCCTTGCTTTCTCCGGACGCCTCGTGGGTGCGGCGGGAGCGGTGGGAGGCCCTCAGTCGGGAGGAGCGGGAGGGGTTTGTCCCCCTTTGTCCCGATGCTGTGTTTGAGGTGCGGTCGGCTTCCCAGAGCCTGGGGGAGTTGCGGGAGAAGATGGAGGCTTATCGGGCCAACGGTGCCCGCCTCGGCGTGCTGATCGATCCCTACCGGCGCGCGGTGGAGATCTACCGCCCCGGCGCCCCGGTGGAGCGATACGAAGGGGTTGAGCGGGTGTCCCTGGATCCCGAGCTCCCCGGCTTCACCCTGGAGCTGGAGCCGATCTTCGAGTGA
- a CDS encoding Uma2 family endonuclease has translation MGIRLDLLHRVTDEELRELSERNPGYQFERTADGRLLVTPTGLASGRRSGEVFYQLEHWNRRTRLGVAFDSSTGFRLPDGSLLSPDASWVRRERWEALSPQQREGFGPFCPDAVFEVRSASQSLEELREKMKTYLANGARLGVLIDPYRQAVEIYRPGAPVERYEGVERVSLDPELPGFILELEPIFE, from the coding sequence ATGGGGATCCGGCTGGATCTACTGCATCGGGTGACGGATGAGGAGCTGCGCGAGCTTTCCGAACGCAACCCCGGCTATCAGTTCGAACGCACCGCCGACGGGAGGCTCCTCGTGACCCCCACCGGATTGGCAAGCGGACGACGCAGCGGGGAGGTGTTCTACCAGCTGGAGCACTGGAACCGTCGGACCCGTTTGGGGGTGGCTTTTGATTCCTCCACGGGCTTCCGGCTTCCGGATGGGTCCTTGCTTTCTCCGGATGCCTCGTGGGTGCGACGGGAGCGGTGGGAAGCCCTCAGTCCCCAGCAGCGAGAAGGATTCGGCCCCTTCTGCCCCGACGCCGTCTTCGAAGTCCGCTCCGCCTCCCAAAGCCTGGAAGAACTCCGAGAAAAAATGAAAACCTACCTGGCCAACGGCGCCCGCCTGGGCGTGCTGATCGACCCCTACCGGCAAGCCGTGGAAATCTACCGCCCCGGCGCCCCGGTGGAGCGATACGAAGGGGTTGAGCGGGTGTCCCTGGATCCCGAGCTCCCCGGCTTCATCCTGGAGCTGGAGCCGATCTTCGAGTGA